In Persicimonas caeni, a single window of DNA contains:
- a CDS encoding WD40 repeat domain-containing serine/threonine protein kinase gives MECRVARPSQGWPELGRTTDPWLGRTLADRYLLTRRIGQGASGNVYRAESLTISRQFAVKIIPLDNADTSVKAEHIEARLNREISALGHLRNPHIVSFYDVVPIGERAVALLMDLIDGQTLEELVATGGPMDMVRACKVLRQIANGVHEAHEAGMIHRDLKPENVMIERLPAGDDFVHILDFGIVWREGDVRVTQGFLGTPLYASPEQAVGGQLDRRADIYALGGVFFFMLTGRPPFFDNNVYNVLKAHVSTQPPRLAEVATNRQFPEAIEALVRKMLAKSPNDRPQSLSGVIYTLDELVAALSEAGNAGADEVSDSVELPPAKDELSGTDDRAEANRTVQSEASLVEASKPEAKPLGGRDSGFFRSDEWDSTGPKAAIFRGRTPTNPVRAIGRSSKSATESSEADAVASGSDFDQAAKLRRDSGLYEMPRLAAQLPNGGLRCAAARSQELLVVDADYQVHVGQPDTGFSTEFSMPAQPELTALSLGRDTIYTGHADGTLLEWSVADATSQRLHQNASTSAVTSVDCDSDGRWLLFGTEAGGLYLAERHDDQLQPLRIQSGPGVRAVALSASRNMFAVARADGSIGVFNISSPTSLVHRFSADDRVEQMSFSQDGYLLAVVFADKKLALYHVMTGKLFMRKDRLLEQPLSVSFNDNNQLVGYCEVEGSIFGWDLHRNLVAHQQK, from the coding sequence TTGGAATGCCGCGTTGCGCGCCCCTCCCAAGGATGGCCCGAACTCGGGCGCACCACCGATCCCTGGCTCGGTCGCACCCTCGCCGACCGCTACCTGCTGACCCGCCGCATCGGCCAGGGCGCCTCGGGCAACGTTTACCGGGCCGAGTCGCTGACGATCTCGCGGCAGTTCGCCGTCAAGATCATCCCGCTGGACAACGCCGACACGTCGGTGAAGGCCGAGCATATCGAAGCGCGTCTCAACCGCGAGATCAGCGCGCTGGGCCATCTGCGAAACCCTCACATCGTCTCGTTCTACGACGTGGTCCCCATCGGCGAGCGCGCCGTGGCCCTGCTGATGGACCTCATCGACGGCCAGACCCTCGAGGAGTTGGTCGCCACGGGTGGGCCCATGGACATGGTGCGCGCCTGCAAGGTCTTGCGCCAGATCGCCAACGGGGTGCACGAGGCGCACGAAGCGGGCATGATCCACCGGGATCTCAAGCCCGAAAACGTCATGATCGAGCGGCTGCCCGCCGGCGACGATTTCGTGCACATCCTCGACTTTGGCATCGTGTGGCGCGAGGGCGACGTGCGGGTGACCCAGGGCTTTTTGGGCACGCCGCTGTACGCCAGCCCCGAGCAGGCGGTCGGCGGCCAACTCGACCGCCGCGCCGACATCTATGCGTTGGGCGGCGTCTTTTTCTTCATGCTCACCGGCCGGCCGCCGTTCTTCGACAACAACGTCTACAACGTGCTCAAGGCGCACGTGAGCACCCAGCCGCCGCGCCTTGCGGAGGTGGCGACCAACCGCCAGTTCCCCGAGGCGATTGAGGCGCTGGTGCGCAAAATGCTGGCCAAAAGCCCCAACGATCGTCCGCAGAGCCTGTCGGGGGTCATCTACACCCTCGACGAGCTGGTCGCGGCTCTGTCCGAGGCGGGCAACGCCGGGGCCGACGAGGTCTCCGATTCGGTCGAATTGCCTCCGGCCAAAGACGAGCTGAGTGGCACGGACGACAGAGCCGAGGCCAACCGCACCGTCCAGAGCGAGGCGTCGCTCGTGGAGGCGTCCAAGCCAGAAGCCAAGCCTCTAGGCGGACGCGACAGTGGCTTTTTCCGCTCCGACGAGTGGGACTCGACCGGCCCCAAGGCGGCGATCTTTCGCGGACGCACCCCCACCAACCCCGTGCGGGCGATCGGGCGCAGCTCGAAGTCGGCCACCGAGTCGAGCGAGGCCGACGCGGTCGCGTCTGGCTCGGACTTCGACCAGGCCGCCAAGCTGCGGCGCGACTCGGGCCTGTACGAAATGCCGCGGCTGGCTGCGCAACTGCCCAACGGCGGGCTTCGCTGCGCGGCCGCTCGAAGCCAGGAATTGTTGGTCGTCGATGCCGACTATCAGGTGCATGTGGGCCAACCCGACACCGGGTTCAGCACCGAGTTCAGTATGCCGGCCCAACCCGAGTTGACGGCGTTGAGCTTGGGACGTGACACCATCTACACCGGCCACGCCGACGGCACGTTGTTGGAGTGGTCCGTCGCCGACGCCACGAGCCAACGGTTGCACCAGAACGCGTCCACCTCGGCGGTCACCTCGGTCGACTGCGACAGTGACGGACGCTGGCTGCTCTTTGGCACCGAGGCCGGCGGGTTGTACTTGGCCGAGCGTCATGACGATCAGCTCCAGCCGCTGCGCATTCAATCCGGCCCCGGCGTGCGTGCCGTGGCGCTGAGCGCCTCGCGCAACATGTTTGCCGTGGCCCGCGCCGATGGAAGCATCGGGGTGTTCAACATTTCGTCTCCCACCTCGCTGGTTCACCGGTTCTCGGCCGATGATCGCGTCGAGCAGATGTCCTTCTCGCAGGACGGCTATCTGCTGGCAGTTGTCTTTGCGGATAAAAAGTTGGCCCTGTACCATGTCATGACAGGAAAACTGTTCATGCGCAAAGATCGGTTGCTCGAGCAGCCGCTTTCAGTCAGTTTTAATGACAACAACCAACTTGTGGGCTACTGTGAAGTCGAAGGTAGTATCTTCGGCTGGGATTTGCACCGCAATTTGGTGGCGCACCAGCAGAAGTAG
- the rpsR gene encoding 30S ribosomal protein S18: MARSKYGRINWRRRRKIDPFDENPSWRIDYKNPELLKLFLTTTGKILPARITGVSAKNQRKLRQAILRSRQIALLPYTTHKS; encoded by the coding sequence ATGGCTCGCAGCAAGTACGGCCGCATCAACTGGCGTCGTCGTCGCAAGATCGATCCGTTCGACGAGAACCCCTCGTGGCGCATCGACTACAAGAACCCGGAGCTCCTGAAGCTCTTCTTGACGACCACCGGCAAAATTTTGCCGGCGCGCATCACCGGCGTCAGCGCCAAGAACCAGCGCAAACTGCGCCAGGCCATCCTTCGGTCTCGCCAGATTGCCCTGCTTCCGTACACGACCCACAAGTCGTGA
- a CDS encoding FHA domain-containing protein yields MSGFADIDLNVLRGWREEFDAELREDHLLPPLARLVRLDGSQIETIHGPDVLVGRYHPQHGPVDVILRGLADHENYRLGAPHLHLSLGDDAVWRLRGVSPGATTAIDGRLLDHPGERRPIESGSELTVGQIRYRFETSGLSLDEWEGARTRLLNRAQGPSLFLCRRGGPCGPHILLNGAGTTLGRSFPDGPLLAGPSSWDGCSQPDWNLAGLYEDERKFISFEHARIGMADDQWQVSPLGARRKTFVNRLEVIDATSVSFGDEIALGSVIFYLHEPGDDVAPERKALEPPAVIDWQEGSTPILDEASEPSDSGRGRGGE; encoded by the coding sequence ATGAGTGGATTCGCCGATATCGACCTGAATGTGCTTCGGGGGTGGCGAGAGGAGTTCGACGCTGAGCTTCGAGAAGACCACCTGCTCCCGCCGCTGGCGCGTTTGGTGCGCCTGGACGGCAGCCAGATCGAGACGATTCACGGGCCCGATGTCCTCGTCGGGCGCTACCATCCCCAACACGGGCCGGTCGACGTCATTTTGCGCGGGCTGGCCGACCACGAGAATTACCGCCTCGGCGCGCCGCACTTGCACCTGAGCCTGGGCGACGATGCCGTCTGGCGCCTGCGCGGGGTTTCCCCGGGCGCCACGACCGCCATCGACGGCCGCCTGCTCGACCACCCCGGCGAGCGCCGGCCGATCGAAAGCGGCAGCGAACTCACCGTGGGCCAGATCCGCTATCGCTTCGAGACCTCCGGCCTCTCGCTCGACGAGTGGGAGGGGGCGCGCACCCGTCTGTTGAATCGGGCGCAGGGGCCGTCGCTCTTCTTGTGTCGCCGCGGCGGCCCCTGCGGTCCGCACATCCTTCTCAATGGCGCAGGTACCACCTTAGGGCGAAGCTTTCCCGACGGGCCCCTCTTGGCCGGCCCGAGTAGCTGGGACGGCTGCTCCCAACCCGACTGGAACCTGGCCGGCCTCTACGAGGATGAGCGCAAGTTCATCTCCTTCGAGCATGCCCGCATCGGCATGGCCGACGACCAGTGGCAGGTTTCGCCGTTGGGCGCGCGCCGCAAGACCTTCGTCAATCGCCTCGAGGTCATCGACGCTACTTCGGTGTCGTTTGGTGATGAGATCGCGCTCGGCTCGGTCATTTTTTACCTGCACGAGCCGGGCGATGACGTGGCGCCCGAGCGCAAGGCGTTGGAGCCGCCGGCGGTCATCGATTGGCAGGAGGGCTCGACGCCCATCCTCGACGAGGCAAGCGAGCCGAGCGACTCCGGACGCGGGAGGGGCGGCGAATGA
- a CDS encoding serine/threonine protein kinase, producing MTSAEPIVLESQACGGVDSTVPPGLPQHYCGRCMSVVYAADPRCVECRRNQPREGWPRLCDSGDPWLGQVMADRYLITRRLGKGATATVYEAESLNISRRFAVKVVDLRACKSGKDPQLVRARLDREVEAISRLGNPHTVPFYEVLELTESCVGVVMKYVQGLTLDKLLARDGGLDWRRACRLLRQIANGVYEAHEVGLIHRDLKPANIMVEQLSSGDEFIHVLDFGIVWMDDGLEVTQGFVGTPLYASPEQALGEPVDRRSDIYALGALFFQMLTGRPPFESNNVIEVLRMHVRQEPPPVRRVAPGHVPLAVQNLISRMLAKSREARPGHLSEIIDELDAILRQEPQLADAEQTAEPSSTPYQPAVHQPEVREVEQTAPGLGFALGGATPSPDRAARASALTHSPLGGLDSEEVFDDPFAALDSQNEVESLGNPDSFFESEERDHTGPKAAIFIPRPNLSAQGLSRRVR from the coding sequence ATGACCAGCGCAGAGCCAATCGTGCTGGAGTCGCAAGCATGTGGGGGCGTAGATTCGACGGTACCGCCAGGACTGCCGCAGCACTACTGTGGCCGGTGCATGAGCGTGGTGTATGCGGCAGATCCACGTTGCGTGGAGTGCCGACGCAACCAGCCTCGGGAGGGCTGGCCGCGGCTGTGCGACAGCGGAGATCCGTGGTTGGGCCAGGTCATGGCCGATCGCTACTTGATCACGCGCCGTCTGGGCAAAGGCGCCACGGCCACGGTCTACGAGGCCGAGTCGCTCAACATCTCGCGGCGCTTCGCCGTCAAGGTCGTCGACCTGCGGGCGTGCAAGAGCGGCAAAGATCCACAGCTTGTGCGCGCCCGGCTCGACAGGGAGGTCGAGGCGATCAGCCGGCTGGGCAACCCACACACCGTGCCGTTCTACGAGGTGCTCGAGCTGACCGAGTCGTGCGTGGGCGTGGTCATGAAATACGTGCAGGGGCTGACACTCGACAAGCTGCTGGCGCGCGACGGCGGGCTGGACTGGCGACGCGCCTGCCGCTTGCTCCGCCAGATCGCCAACGGCGTCTACGAAGCCCACGAGGTCGGCCTCATCCACCGCGATCTCAAGCCGGCCAACATCATGGTCGAGCAACTGTCCTCGGGTGACGAGTTCATCCACGTGCTCGACTTTGGCATCGTCTGGATGGACGACGGCCTCGAGGTCACCCAGGGCTTTGTAGGCACGCCCCTGTACGCCAGCCCCGAGCAGGCGCTGGGCGAGCCGGTCGATCGTCGCAGCGACATCTACGCGCTGGGGGCGCTCTTCTTCCAGATGCTCACCGGGCGGCCTCCCTTCGAGAGCAACAACGTCATCGAGGTGCTGCGCATGCACGTGCGCCAAGAGCCGCCTCCGGTACGTCGTGTTGCGCCCGGCCATGTGCCGTTGGCAGTCCAAAATCTCATCAGCCGCATGCTCGCCAAGAGCCGTGAGGCCCGGCCGGGCCACCTGTCCGAGATCATCGACGAGCTCGATGCGATTTTGCGCCAAGAGCCGCAGCTGGCTGATGCCGAGCAAACGGCCGAGCCGTCTTCCACGCCCTACCAGCCGGCCGTCCATCAACCGGAGGTGCGTGAAGTGGAGCAGACCGCCCCCGGATTGGGCTTTGCGCTCGGCGGCGCCACGCCATCCCCGGATCGGGCTGCCCGTGCGTCCGCCCTCACTCACAGCCCCCTGGGAGGGCTGGACTCCGAGGAGGTCTTCGACGATCCCTTCGCTGCGCTCGACTCGCAAAACGAGGTGGAATCATTGGGCAACCCCGACAGTTTCTTCGAGTCGGAGGAGCGAGATCATACCGGTCCCAAAGCCGCGATCTTCATCCCTCGCCCCAATTTGAGCGCGCAAGGTTTGTCCCGACGGGTTCGCTGA
- a CDS encoding Stp1/IreP family PP2C-type Ser/Thr phosphatase, translating to MALKIRYAGKTDVGMKRSHNEDNLYLLDEEQLYMVADGMGGHASGEVASEMAVKTLAKFFQETSADEEITWPYKMEKGQTYEENRLNAGIKLANLRIFETAAQNAAQRGMGTTIVALLLAGDTAYFGHVGDSRIYRLRGDELEQVTEDHSLLNDYIKMKDLTEEEIENFPHKNVIVRALGMKETVQVDINTEKPQAGDTYMLCSDGLNGMINDEAIRKIMLEHRDNLELCCDKLIDAANENGGNDNITVAVVQVAK from the coding sequence TTGGCTCTCAAAATCCGATACGCCGGCAAGACAGACGTGGGAATGAAACGTTCCCACAACGAAGACAATCTGTACTTGCTCGACGAAGAACAGCTCTACATGGTCGCCGATGGAATGGGGGGCCACGCCAGTGGTGAGGTCGCCTCCGAGATGGCGGTCAAAACCCTCGCTAAATTCTTCCAGGAGACGTCGGCCGACGAAGAAATCACCTGGCCCTACAAGATGGAAAAGGGCCAGACCTACGAGGAGAACCGGCTCAACGCCGGTATCAAGTTGGCGAACCTGCGCATCTTCGAGACGGCCGCGCAGAACGCCGCCCAGCGAGGCATGGGCACGACGATCGTCGCGCTCCTGCTCGCCGGCGACACCGCCTACTTCGGTCACGTCGGCGACAGCCGTATCTACCGGCTTCGCGGCGACGAGCTCGAGCAGGTTACCGAAGACCACTCGCTGCTCAACGACTACATCAAGATGAAAGATCTCACCGAAGAAGAGATCGAGAACTTCCCGCACAAAAACGTCATCGTGCGCGCGCTCGGCATGAAAGAGACCGTCCAGGTCGACATCAACACCGAGAAGCCGCAGGCCGGTGACACCTACATGCTCTGCTCCGATGGCCTCAACGGCATGATCAACGACGAGGCCATTCGCAAGATCATGCTCGAGCATCGCGACAACCTGGAGCTGTGCTGCGATAAGCTGATCGATGCGGCCAACGAAAACGGCGGTAACGACAATATCACCGTCGCGGTCGTACAAGTTGCAAAATAA
- the rapZ gene encoding RNase adapter RapZ, whose protein sequence is MSDDQQTISPMPVLQKENSGLSADTESSVVELTENSAVPRVVVLTGLSGSGKSTAIHALEDLGYFCIDNLPVPLLPKVVELGAGGGSLQSLAFVVDTRGREFLSEAGEMVEQMRDEGVPMRIVFLEAAEDVLVRRYSETRRRHPLAEDGVTIREGIRRDRERLEELRHRADEVIDTSSHTVHTLKSLIQQRFSGDKEPSLQVTVLSFGFKHGVPVECDLVFDVRFLPNPYFVEELREGRGNESDVRDYVLSFPETSRFLSLFQEMADFMLPMYRREGKSYLTIGIGCTGGHHRSVAVSETISERLKTRGWQASVRHRDIAK, encoded by the coding sequence GTGAGCGACGACCAGCAGACAATCAGCCCGATGCCCGTTCTCCAAAAGGAGAATTCTGGGCTTTCCGCCGACACCGAATCCTCGGTCGTCGAGCTTACCGAGAACAGTGCCGTCCCGCGCGTGGTCGTGCTGACGGGGCTGAGCGGCTCGGGCAAGTCCACCGCCATCCACGCCCTCGAAGATCTCGGCTACTTCTGCATCGACAACCTGCCCGTTCCGCTGCTCCCTAAAGTCGTCGAACTCGGCGCCGGCGGCGGCTCGCTGCAGTCGTTGGCGTTCGTGGTCGACACACGCGGTCGCGAATTCTTGAGCGAAGCCGGCGAGATGGTCGAGCAGATGCGCGACGAGGGCGTGCCCATGCGCATCGTCTTCTTGGAGGCGGCCGAGGATGTGCTGGTGCGCCGCTACAGCGAGACGCGCCGGCGCCACCCCCTGGCAGAAGACGGGGTGACCATTCGCGAAGGGATCCGTCGCGATCGCGAGCGCCTCGAAGAGCTTCGCCACCGCGCCGACGAGGTCATCGACACCTCCTCCCACACGGTGCACACCCTCAAATCACTCATCCAGCAGCGCTTTAGCGGCGACAAAGAGCCGTCGCTGCAGGTCACGGTCTTGAGCTTTGGTTTCAAGCACGGCGTGCCCGTCGAGTGCGATCTGGTCTTCGACGTACGCTTTTTGCCCAATCCGTACTTTGTCGAGGAGCTGCGCGAGGGCCGGGGCAACGAATCCGACGTGCGCGACTACGTGCTCAGTTTCCCCGAGACCTCCCGCTTTTTGTCACTCTTCCAAGAGATGGCCGACTTCATGCTGCCGATGTACCGCCGGGAGGGTAAGAGCTACCTGACGATCGGCATTGGCTGCACTGGCGGGCACCACCGCTCGGTGGCCGTCTCCGAGACCATTTCCGAGCGCTTGAAGACGCGCGGCTGGCAAGCGTCGGTGCGTCACCGAGACATCGCGAAATAA
- a CDS encoding heavy-metal-associated domain-containing protein → MKELKILVSGMSCGGCANSVRTIISKNLGLDKDDIDVSVDNGTAIIATDEPVDTDSDTFHATLYELKKQGFPAQKV, encoded by the coding sequence ATGAAAGAACTCAAAATCCTCGTCTCGGGCATGAGCTGTGGCGGCTGCGCCAACTCGGTGCGCACGATCATCAGCAAGAACCTGGGCTTGGACAAAGACGATATCGACGTCAGCGTGGACAATGGTACCGCGATCATCGCCACCGACGAGCCGGTCGACACCGACTCGGACACCTTTCACGCCACGTTGTACGAGCTCAAAAAGCAAGGTTTTCCGGCTCAAAAAGTCTGA
- a CDS encoding choice-of-anchor D domain-containing protein, giving the protein MRLQRETVRRWARLAVLLVASVTISGCTGCVEETDETVDFFKPHEYGEWEYRGEPDIDGPERLLIGDVLEGETVSRDVEVTNVGRNLLKLGEWQIEGRFRLSFPRHDGRPPVELMPGEAVTATITYTAHNTDRAEGVLSVESNDPDEGIFEIPLYANADFPCLELDPADEVDFGMAELGETSRRFIIAKSCARRSPTTFSVTSLDGADEFSLLDNQFRSQVTLEPGAQVRIPIGFSPETPGEYEGAVFIRSDDDLEPNRVVDLQGRGRPYDCPEPVIRAYNPERGEAIADPMGELQVVPLDDIDLDASLSRDPEGSGISRVEWRLAERPADSTEGLANTSGEQSSLWMQLAGTYVVELDVWNELGVKSCEPARMTLKSISDEDIHIQLVWNTPADPNETDQSGSDVDIHLLHPNANLHWNSPPWDCFWQNMEPDWGETGVAIDNPSLDIDDVDGAGPENINLDNPEVETTYNVGAYYFSDHNYGRSYVTVRIYIGGQLAYEAQRKPMDNQEFWHVANIDWPSGEVIEVDRLYQSFP; this is encoded by the coding sequence ATGCGACTTCAACGGGAGACGGTACGGCGGTGGGCGCGGTTGGCGGTGCTACTAGTGGCATCGGTGACGATCAGCGGTTGTACCGGCTGTGTCGAAGAGACTGACGAGACCGTCGACTTCTTCAAGCCACACGAGTACGGCGAGTGGGAGTATCGCGGCGAGCCCGACATTGACGGGCCCGAGCGGCTTCTTATCGGCGACGTGCTCGAAGGGGAGACAGTCAGCCGTGACGTCGAAGTGACCAACGTCGGCCGTAACTTGCTCAAGCTGGGCGAGTGGCAGATCGAGGGGCGTTTTCGACTCAGCTTTCCGCGCCACGACGGCCGCCCGCCGGTCGAGTTGATGCCCGGTGAAGCGGTCACCGCCACGATCACCTATACAGCGCACAACACCGACCGCGCCGAGGGTGTGCTCAGTGTGGAGAGCAACGACCCCGACGAGGGCATCTTCGAGATCCCGCTGTATGCCAACGCCGACTTTCCTTGTTTGGAGCTCGATCCGGCCGACGAAGTCGACTTCGGCATGGCCGAGCTGGGCGAGACCTCGCGTCGGTTCATCATCGCCAAGAGCTGCGCGCGGCGTAGCCCAACGACCTTCTCGGTCACATCGCTCGACGGCGCCGACGAGTTCAGCCTGCTCGACAACCAATTCCGCAGCCAAGTCACCCTCGAGCCGGGCGCTCAGGTGCGCATCCCCATCGGCTTCAGCCCCGAGACCCCCGGTGAGTACGAAGGCGCGGTCTTTATCCGCTCCGACGACGACCTCGAACCCAACCGCGTGGTCGATCTGCAGGGCCGCGGCCGCCCCTACGACTGCCCCGAGCCGGTCATCCGCGCCTATAACCCCGAGCGGGGCGAGGCGATCGCCGACCCGATGGGTGAATTGCAGGTGGTCCCGCTCGACGACATCGATCTCGACGCCTCGCTCAGCCGCGACCCGGAAGGCTCGGGCATCTCGCGCGTCGAATGGCGTCTGGCCGAGCGTCCCGCCGACAGCACCGAGGGCCTGGCGAACACCAGCGGCGAGCAAAGCTCGCTGTGGATGCAGCTCGCCGGCACCTACGTCGTCGAGCTCGATGTGTGGAACGAACTCGGCGTCAAATCGTGCGAGCCGGCACGCATGACCCTCAAGTCGATCTCCGACGAGGACATCCACATCCAGCTCGTGTGGAACACGCCCGCGGATCCCAACGAGACCGACCAGTCCGGAAGCGACGTCGACATCCACCTGTTGCACCCCAACGCCAACTTGCATTGGAACTCGCCGCCGTGGGATTGCTTCTGGCAGAACATGGAGCCCGATTGGGGCGAGACGGGCGTCGCCATCGATAACCCGAGCTTGGACATCGACGATGTCGACGGCGCCGGGCCCGAGAATATCAACCTCGACAACCCGGAGGTCGAGACGACTTACAACGTCGGAGCCTACTACTTCTCGGACCACAACTACGGGCGAAGCTACGTCACCGTGCGTATTTACATCGGCGGCCAACTGGCTTATGAGGCGCAGCGAAAGCCGATGGACAACCAGGAGTTTTGGCACGTGGCCAATATCGACTGGCCCAGCGGCGAAGTCATTGAAGTGGACCGCTTGTACCAGTCGTTTCCGTGA
- a CDS encoding PP2C family protein-serine/threonine phosphatase, with protein sequence MSQAVDDIRAYLDTPSDAARPFDDASWRRLDTDRAVAGLIRLVATIDRIHQAGVVLHGIRRDDLYLDAEAARLYLTAAPRVRPAGRLEPEAVWRDARLIGELAYENFMDEDYPGGHQMAALLQERSAMAETGLLQPGLTQVVAVCVSPYGELALLDMQDLAVALEQLRLELDRPLVFRVGSNSTVGNYIFRRNNQDSCGHLVMQSITGSAKRSVGFFCVADGIGGIQDGERASKLAVEESCIAFGRALSHYGATALSQKPSAFARAIAKVTSQRLALEGEFDAAKNRGGTTFTGLVIAGDRVGLGHVGDSRALLVRDGELIQLSYDHTLANIMKHLGEEADSDAQAEMSQRTISRFLSTGIELEAARIDGFGPDAHSLADDGDLDTVGFRAQPGDLFVLTSDGVHDEVPRERLQQLVALHRNNPQALSDALVEHALAHVGRDNATALVVLVE encoded by the coding sequence ATGAGTCAAGCTGTCGATGACATTCGGGCGTATCTGGACACACCGTCGGACGCCGCGCGTCCGTTCGACGACGCCTCGTGGCGGCGCCTCGACACCGATCGCGCCGTCGCAGGGTTGATTCGCCTGGTCGCTACGATCGACCGAATTCACCAGGCCGGCGTGGTGCTCCATGGCATACGCCGCGATGACCTATACCTCGACGCCGAGGCGGCTCGGCTGTACCTGACGGCGGCGCCGCGGGTTCGACCCGCCGGCCGCCTCGAGCCGGAGGCCGTCTGGCGCGATGCCCGGCTCATCGGCGAACTCGCCTACGAAAATTTCATGGACGAGGATTACCCCGGCGGCCACCAGATGGCGGCGCTTCTGCAGGAGCGAAGCGCCATGGCCGAAACGGGTCTGTTGCAGCCGGGGCTGACCCAGGTCGTCGCCGTGTGCGTGTCGCCCTACGGTGAACTCGCCCTGCTCGACATGCAAGATCTGGCCGTGGCGCTCGAGCAGCTCCGCCTCGAGCTCGACCGCCCACTCGTCTTTCGGGTGGGCTCGAACTCGACGGTCGGAAACTACATCTTTCGGCGCAACAACCAGGACTCGTGTGGCCACCTGGTCATGCAGTCGATCACCGGCTCGGCCAAGCGAAGCGTCGGCTTCTTCTGCGTCGCCGACGGCATCGGCGGCATTCAGGACGGCGAGCGCGCCAGCAAGTTGGCGGTCGAGGAGTCGTGCATCGCCTTCGGCCGCGCCCTGAGCCACTACGGGGCGACGGCGCTTTCCCAGAAGCCGTCCGCATTCGCGCGCGCCATCGCCAAGGTCACCAGCCAGCGCCTCGCGCTCGAAGGCGAGTTCGACGCGGCGAAAAACCGCGGCGGCACGACCTTCACCGGACTTGTGATCGCCGGCGACCGCGTCGGCCTCGGCCACGTGGGGGACTCGCGCGCGCTGTTGGTGCGCGACGGCGAACTCATTCAGCTCAGCTACGATCACACGCTGGCCAATATCATGAAGCACCTGGGCGAAGAGGCCGACAGCGATGCGCAGGCCGAGATGAGCCAGCGCACGATCTCGCGGTTTCTGAGCACGGGCATCGAGCTCGAAGCGGCGCGCATCGACGGCTTCGGCCCCGACGCGCACTCGCTCGCAGACGACGGCGACCTCGACACCGTCGGCTTCAGGGCCCAGCCGGGCGATCTCTTTGTGCTCACCTCCGACGGCGTCCACGACGAAGTCCCCCGAGAGCGCCTCCAGCAGCTCGTCGCGCTCCACCGAAACAACCCGCAGGCGCTGTCCGACGCCCTGGTCGAGCACGCGCTGGCCCACGTGGGTCGCGACAACGCCACGGCGCTGGTGGTCCTGGTCGAGTAG
- a CDS encoding metallophosphoesterase family protein, with protein sequence MKLAVISDLHLAPGASNRCTAPRAALLDLFDEIEAVADRVLVGGDLFDLDRPKLPGGWRSIIEGVRDEFPQVVDRLEGYDWIFGNHDGQLCRTGVPEERFFHADGLRILARHGHQWDMPLKKLPALAPTANYVAGWFDRLGLDAVAGAMGGVPLVVDRVLHTKSTTKPGPDRSLRGARELIDTEGLDIVISGHSHLLRLVPVDGGLYVNTGSICCGFVDWVLIHTDEAHVCAFRDGERVQEAWREGDQWRVEGLPADRR encoded by the coding sequence GTGAAATTAGCCGTCATTTCGGATCTGCATCTGGCGCCGGGGGCGTCGAATCGATGCACGGCGCCTCGCGCCGCGCTGCTCGACTTATTCGACGAGATCGAAGCCGTCGCCGACCGGGTTTTGGTCGGCGGCGATCTCTTTGATCTCGACCGACCCAAGCTGCCCGGCGGGTGGCGATCGATCATCGAAGGTGTGCGCGACGAGTTTCCCCAGGTCGTGGATCGGCTGGAAGGCTACGACTGGATCTTCGGCAACCACGACGGCCAATTGTGCCGCACCGGCGTCCCCGAGGAGCGCTTTTTCCACGCCGACGGACTTCGCATCTTGGCGCGCCACGGCCACCAGTGGGACATGCCGCTCAAAAAGCTTCCTGCGCTCGCCCCCACGGCCAACTACGTGGCCGGCTGGTTCGATCGCCTCGGCCTCGACGCGGTCGCCGGCGCCATGGGCGGGGTGCCCTTGGTCGTCGATCGCGTCTTGCACACCAAGAGCACCACCAAACCCGGACCCGATCGCTCGCTGCGCGGCGCGCGCGAGCTCATCGACACCGAAGGTCTCGACATCGTCATCTCGGGTCACTCGCACTTGCTTCGGCTGGTGCCCGTCGACGGCGGGTTGTACGTCAACACGGGCTCGATCTGCTGCGGCTTCGTCGATTGGGTGCTCATTCACACCGACGAGGCGCACGTGTGCGCGTTTCGCGACGGTGAGCGCGTCCAAGAGGCGTGGCGCGAGGGCGATCAGTGGCGGGTGGAAGGCTTGCCGGCCGACAGGCGTTGA
- the rpmG gene encoding 50S ribosomal protein L33 codes for MREKIKLVSSAGTGYYYTTTKNKRKNPDKLKMKKYDPVVRKHVEFVEEKIK; via the coding sequence ATGCGGGAAAAAATCAAACTCGTTTCGTCGGCTGGTACCGGGTACTACTACACGACCACCAAGAACAAGCGTAAGAACCCGGACAAGCTGAAAATGAAGAAGTACGACCCCGTAGTGCGCAAGCACGTCGAGTTCGTCGAAGAAAAAATCAAGTAA